Proteins encoded in a region of the Phoenix dactylifera cultivar Barhee BC4 chromosome 3, palm_55x_up_171113_PBpolish2nd_filt_p, whole genome shotgun sequence genome:
- the LOC103701007 gene encoding probable WRKY transcription factor 48 isoform X1 — protein MMMEKREEEMEVAAAAGVSPFFADQIGGIFDMAFDVRGADKSSQGFLELLGFHDLPGPLFDIPVPAPLVDAAPSVPPPESSEVLNFPATPNSSSISSSSTEAATDTADPAKPHPEEEELGKAKKTSGSKEGIKKKGQKRQREPRFAFKTKSEVDHLEDGYRWRKYGQKAVKNSPFPRSYYRCTNAACGVKKRVERSSEDPAVVVTTYEGQHNHPCPVVPRGGHPAPQPPLAAEPAPPPPGLGFVFPSFQAKDLHFPYFTSYLPPPLDFQHVSTGIVASAPGDRRPCNPTADIPMRDHGLLQDLIPSDIRKKEE, from the exons CGACCAGATCGGTGGGATTTTCGACATGGCCTTCGACGTCAGAGGGGCAGACAAGAGCTCCCAGGGCTTCCTCGAGCTGCTCGGCTTCCACGACCTTCCCGGGCCCTTATTCGACATCCCAGTCCCGGCGCCGCTGGTGGACGCGGCACCCTCCGTCCCACCGCCGGAGTCCTCCGAGGTGCTCAACTTCCCGGCGACCCCGAACTCGTCctcgatctcctcctcctccaccgagGCCGCCACTGACACTGCCGATCCGGCCAAGCCCCaccccgaggaggaggagcttggcAAAGCCAAGAAAAC TAGTGGCTCGAAGGAAGGGATCAAGAAGAAGGGGCAAAAGCGTCAGAGGGAGCCGCGGTTCGCCTTCAAGACGAAGAGCGAAGTGGATCACCTTGAAGACGGTTACAGGTGGCGCAAGTACGGACAGAAGGCCGTGAAGAACAGCCCCTTCCCCAG GAGCTACTACCGGTGCACCAACGCCGCGTGCGGCGTGAAGAAGCGCGTCGAGCGGTCGTCGGAGGATCCGGCGGTGGTGGTGACGACCTACGAGGGCCAGCACAACCATCCCTGCCCCGTCGTGCCACGTGGAGGCCATCCAGCACCCCAGCCTCCGCTTGCCGCCGAGCCTGCCCCACCGCCGCCGGGGCTCGGCTTCGTTTTCCCTTCGTTCCAGGCGAAGGATCTCCACTTCCCCTACTTCACCAGCTACCTCCCTCCGCCGCTGGACTTCCAGCACGTGTCTACTGGTATCGTCGCGTCGGCACCCGGCGATCGGAGACCCTGCAATCCGACGGCCGATATTCCGATGAGGGATCACGGGCTGCTTCAGGACCTGATTCCATCGGATatcaggaagaaggaagagtag
- the LOC103701007 gene encoding probable WRKY transcription factor 48 isoform X2 — translation MMMEKREEEMEVAAAAGVSPFFADQIGGIFDMAFDVRGADKSSQGFLELLGFHDLPGPLFDIPVPAPLVDAAPSVPPPESSEVLNFPATPNSSSISSSSTEAATDTADPAKPHPEEEELGKAKKTGSKEGIKKKGQKRQREPRFAFKTKSEVDHLEDGYRWRKYGQKAVKNSPFPRSYYRCTNAACGVKKRVERSSEDPAVVVTTYEGQHNHPCPVVPRGGHPAPQPPLAAEPAPPPPGLGFVFPSFQAKDLHFPYFTSYLPPPLDFQHVSTGIVASAPGDRRPCNPTADIPMRDHGLLQDLIPSDIRKKEE, via the exons CGACCAGATCGGTGGGATTTTCGACATGGCCTTCGACGTCAGAGGGGCAGACAAGAGCTCCCAGGGCTTCCTCGAGCTGCTCGGCTTCCACGACCTTCCCGGGCCCTTATTCGACATCCCAGTCCCGGCGCCGCTGGTGGACGCGGCACCCTCCGTCCCACCGCCGGAGTCCTCCGAGGTGCTCAACTTCCCGGCGACCCCGAACTCGTCctcgatctcctcctcctccaccgagGCCGCCACTGACACTGCCGATCCGGCCAAGCCCCaccccgaggaggaggagcttggcAAAGCCAAGAAAAC TGGCTCGAAGGAAGGGATCAAGAAGAAGGGGCAAAAGCGTCAGAGGGAGCCGCGGTTCGCCTTCAAGACGAAGAGCGAAGTGGATCACCTTGAAGACGGTTACAGGTGGCGCAAGTACGGACAGAAGGCCGTGAAGAACAGCCCCTTCCCCAG GAGCTACTACCGGTGCACCAACGCCGCGTGCGGCGTGAAGAAGCGCGTCGAGCGGTCGTCGGAGGATCCGGCGGTGGTGGTGACGACCTACGAGGGCCAGCACAACCATCCCTGCCCCGTCGTGCCACGTGGAGGCCATCCAGCACCCCAGCCTCCGCTTGCCGCCGAGCCTGCCCCACCGCCGCCGGGGCTCGGCTTCGTTTTCCCTTCGTTCCAGGCGAAGGATCTCCACTTCCCCTACTTCACCAGCTACCTCCCTCCGCCGCTGGACTTCCAGCACGTGTCTACTGGTATCGTCGCGTCGGCACCCGGCGATCGGAGACCCTGCAATCCGACGGCCGATATTCCGATGAGGGATCACGGGCTGCTTCAGGACCTGATTCCATCGGATatcaggaagaaggaagagtag